A single region of the Triticum dicoccoides isolate Atlit2015 ecotype Zavitan chromosome 2B, WEW_v2.0, whole genome shotgun sequence genome encodes:
- the LOC119363147 gene encoding queuosine salvage protein-like gives MEAVRASAAWVASRSSHVKVDMLEIEKAVDKIQGNVPKVEWDFEGIHYFDNGPLTVQYLFVLDALNFCFWPDKDLTYDNLASGLKLALEKDKSALDADRLKNYTGPQLRELLNWPRPLPIEEERVRLLHEVGLELERSFGDEAANLVKSAGNSAASLIELITRHFPGFRDHSLYKGHQVFLYKRAQIFVADLWGAFKGENYGEFYDIKSITIFADYIVPAVLRELGILKYESSLCCSIDSNSEIVPGSEEEVEIRACSVHAVEKMRELINKKFGKQLLSIDIDLWLWSVGVQNMALSHHRTLSIYY, from the exons atggaggccgtgCGCGCGTCGGCGGCCTGGGTGGCCAGCCGCTCCTCCCACGTCAAGGTCGACATGCTAG AGATTGAGAAGGCCGTGGATAAAATTCAGGGAAATGTTCCAAAAGTTGAGTGGGATTTTGAAGGAATTCATTACTTTGACAATGGACCGCTCACTGTGCAGTACCTCTTCGTCTTGGACGCACTGAACTTTTGCTTCTGGCCAG ACAAGGACTTGACCTATGACAATTTGGCTTCTGGACTCAAGTTAGCATTAGAGAAAGATAAGTCAGCACTTGATGCAGATCGTCTGAAGAATTATACTG GACCGCAACTTCGAGAACTGCTGAATTGGCCACGCCCACTGCCAATTGAGGAGGAAAGAGTCCGCCTTCTTCATGAG GTTGGTCTGGAGCTTGAAAGAAGCTTTGGCGACGAGGCTGCTAATCTTGTGAAGTCTGCTGGAAACTCTGCTGCATCTCTGATTGAACTGATTACCCGTCACTTTCCTG GGTTTCGTGACCACTCACTTTATAAGGGACACCAGGTTTTCCTGTACAAGCGAGCCCAGATATTCGTTGCTGATTTGTGGGGTGCTTTCAAGGGGGAAAACTACGGAGAGTTCTACGACATCAAGTCCATCACCATCTTTGCCGACTATATTGTCCCTGCTGTGCTGAGGGAGCTTGGCATCCTGAAATACGAGTCTAGCCTATGTTGCTCCATCGACTCAAACAGCGAGATTGTGCCTGGAAGCGAAGAGGAAGTGGAGATTCGTGCCTGTTCTGTTCATGCCGTTGAAAAAATGAGGGAGCTCATCAACAAAAAGTTTGGGAAGCAG CTTCTGAGCATTGACATTGACCTCTGGCTCTGGTCGGTAGGCGTTCAGAACATGGCGCTGTCTCATCACCGCACCCTCTCCATTTACTACTGA